In Thermodesulfobacteriota bacterium, the genomic stretch TCCGGAAAACATCTTCGGCATACTGGTGCAGGCCGCGGATACGCTCTCGGCGGCAAGGCCCGGCGCAAGAAGGGAGATGCTCGAGAGCTACATAAAGCGTCTTGACGACCTGGAGAAGATAGCAAAAGGATTCGGCGGAGTGGAGAAGGCGTACGCCCTGCAGGCCGGAAGGGAAGTCAGGGTAATAGTCGAGACCCAGACGGTGAACGACGACTCCGCCGTGGTACTCTCAAAAGACATAGCAAAGAAGATAGAAAAAGAGCTCACCTACCCCGGACAGATAAAGGTCACCGTCATACGGGAATCCAGGGCAGTAGAGTTCGCGAAGTAAACCAGGCTGCTGAAAAGACCTTGAGAGGACCTTTTTGTAAAAAGGTCCTCTCAAACTCTCCCCAAAAACTTTCAGTTCTTCCTGATAAGCACCCCCAAAAGGGGGTGCTATCAGGAACTAAAAGTCTTTGAAGGGGGCTTGGGGGGAACTTTCTACAGAAAGTTCCCCCCAAAGGACCTCTTTCAGCAGTCATCGTCAAGGGCCGGGGGATGGAAGAGGTAAAGGTATTATTCATAGGGGATATCGTGGGGCGGCCCGGGAGGCTTGCGGTCAGGGAGCTTTTGCCGAAGCTCGTTGGGAGGCATTCGCCTGATATCGTCATAGCGAACGGGGAGAACGCCGCGGGCGGCTTCGGCATAACGCCGGAGATAGCCGAGGAGCTTAAAAAGCTCGAGATAAGCGTCATAACCACCGGTAACCACATCTGGGACAAGAAGGAGATATACGACTACATCCGCTCTGAGCCGCGGCTTATAAGGCCCGCCAACTACCCTCTCGGCGCGCCGGGGAACGGGTGGGGCGTCTACGAGACGCCCTCGGGCGTAAAGGTCGGCGTCGTAAACCTCATGGGCAGGGTCTTCATGGAGTGCCTTGAGTGCCCGTTCAAGGCAGGAGCGGATATCGTAAGGAGGCTCAAGGCCGAGACGCCGATAGTCATTATCGACGTGCATGCCGAGACGACCTCCGAGAAGACGGCCCTGGCGTGGCACCTTGACGGGCTCGCAAGCGCGGTCATCGGCACGCACACCCACGTGCAGACCTCGGATGAGAGGGTGCTCCCGGGCGGAACGGCGTTCATAACCGACGCGGGCATGACCGGCCCGACGGATTCCGTCATAGGGATGAAGAAGGAGACGGTACTCGAAAGGTTCCTGCGGCAGATGCCGGTAAAGTTCGACGTGGCGACCCGGGGGATCGAGCTGCAGGGCG encodes the following:
- a CDS encoding TIGR00282 family metallophosphoesterase gives rise to the protein MEEVKVLFIGDIVGRPGRLAVRELLPKLVGRHSPDIVIANGENAAGGFGITPEIAEELKKLEISVITTGNHIWDKKEIYDYIRSEPRLIRPANYPLGAPGNGWGVYETPSGVKVGVVNLMGRVFMECLECPFKAGADIVRRLKAETPIVIIDVHAETTSEKTALAWHLDGLASAVIGTHTHVQTSDERVLPGGTAFITDAGMTGPTDSVIGMKKETVLERFLRQMPVKFDVATRGIELQGVAVTIGASDGRARSIERIREPLEREG